TATGATGTATACCATGGGTACACCTCTGCAATAGAGCTTTGGGAGGCGCTGGATCGCAAGTACGCGGTCTCTGACGTAGGGCGATGGATTTATGTGGTTGAACAGTACCACGATTTCCGCATGGTGGACGGCGTCTCCGTCGTCAAGCAAGCTCATGATCTTACATCGATTGTGAGTGAGTTGGCTCAGTTTGATGTGAACGTCAATGCCAAGTTTGTGGTGGGGGGCATCATTGCCAAACTCCCTCCTTCATGAAGAGATTTTGCCACCACGCTTAAGCACAAGAGGGAGGCAATGAGGGTTGATGACCTGATTGCTCACCTTGATGTGGAAGAGAAGGCACGTGCTAAAGACACACCTTCCATGGCAAATGACGGCACCTCAAACACCAACTTTGTGCAGAAATCTGGTGCTAAGTACAAGGGCAAACAACATAATCCAAAGGCCAAGAATACAACCAACtttaagaagaagaaggaaggcatAATCTGCTATGTGTGTGGTGAGCCTGGCCACAAGGCCAATAAATGCCACAACAGGAAGGGCAAGAAGGGTGGGCAGCAGAACGGACAGAACACTGTCAACGTGGTTGTTAGCGAGCCTAGTACTGCGGGGTATGATTCGAACCCTGCTGTTTTAA
The sequence above is drawn from the Triticum aestivum cultivar Chinese Spring chromosome 7A, IWGSC CS RefSeq v2.1, whole genome shotgun sequence genome and encodes:
- the LOC123151226 gene encoding uncharacterized protein, with translation MRVDDLIAHLDVEEKARAKDTPSMANDGTSNTNFVQKSGAKYKGKQHNPKAKNTTNFKKKKEGIICYVCGEPGHKANKCHNRKGKKGGQQNGQNTVNVVVSEPSTAGLQAVPPS